Proteins co-encoded in one Streptococcus pyogenes genomic window:
- a CDS encoding RluA family pseudouridine synthase codes for MRFEFVADKRIKVKTLLKSYDVSKGLLAKIKYKGGNILVNGIEQNAIYLLQVGDVVTIDIPNEEPFEKLEAIPFDLDIVHEDDHFLVINKPIGFASIPSAIHSNTIANFIKAYYVDNHYLDQQVHIVTRLDRDTSGLMLFAKHGYAHARLDKQLQTRSIEKRYFALVSGNGMLPDEGDIIAPIGRSKDSIITRAVDPMGKYAKTSYKVVARYSENVHLVDIKLHTGRTHQIRVHFAHIGFPLLGDDLYGGRLDLGITRQALHCHYLNFKDPFTESDCSYAIHLTDDFDSVIIGLQKKDRGY; via the coding sequence ATGAGATTTGAATTTGTAGCAGACAAACGAATAAAAGTAAAAACCCTTTTAAAAAGTTATGATGTCTCTAAAGGACTATTGGCTAAAATCAAATATAAGGGCGGTAATATATTAGTGAATGGTATTGAACAAAATGCCATTTATTTATTGCAAGTGGGAGATGTTGTCACCATTGACATTCCAAACGAAGAGCCCTTTGAAAAGCTTGAAGCCATCCCTTTTGATTTGGATATTGTTCACGAGGATGATCATTTTTTGGTGATTAATAAACCCATTGGCTTTGCCAGTATTCCAAGTGCCATCCACTCCAATACCATTGCTAACTTTATCAAGGCATATTATGTGGACAATCATTACCTAGACCAACAAGTGCATATCGTGACTCGTTTAGACAGAGATACGAGTGGCTTGATGTTATTTGCTAAGCATGGTTATGCTCATGCAAGGTTGGACAAGCAACTCCAAACTCGCTCAATAGAGAAACGTTATTTTGCTCTGGTTTCTGGAAATGGGATGTTGCCAGATGAAGGAGATATTATTGCTCCAATTGGGCGTTCAAAAGATAGTATTATTACCAGGGCAGTTGACCCTATGGGCAAATATGCCAAGACTAGCTATAAGGTTGTGGCGCGCTATTCAGAAAATGTGCATTTAGTGGATATCAAATTGCATACAGGACGTACCCATCAAATCAGAGTTCATTTTGCCCATATTGGTTTTCCACTTTTAGGGGATGACCTTTACGGAGGTCGTTTGGACTTAGGAATAACAAGGCAAGCTTTACATTGTCATTATTTGAATTTCAAAGATCCATTTACAGAAAGTGATTGTAGCTATGCAATACACTTGACAGATGACTTTGATAGCGTTATCATAGGTTTACAGAAAAAAGATAGAGGTTATTAA
- the pta gene encoding phosphate acetyltransferase has product MSIRSLFGGLREKILGKNMKIVFPEGNDERVVRAAARLKFEGLLEPIILGQSEEVRNLLTKLGFADQDYTIINPNEYADFDKMKEAFVEVRKGKATLEDADKMLRDVNYFGVMLVKMGLADGMVSGAIHSTADTVRPALQIIKTKPGISRTSGVFLMNRENTSERYVFADCAINIDPTAQELAEIAVNTAETAKIFDIDPKIAMLSFSTKGSGKAPQVDKVREATEIATGLNPDLALDGELQFDAAFVPETAAIKAPDSAVAGQANTFVFPDLQSGNIGYKIAQRLGMFDAIGPILQGLNKPVNDLSRGSSAEDIYKLAIITAAQAIESQG; this is encoded by the coding sequence ATGAGTATTCGTAGTTTATTCGGTGGTTTAAGAGAAAAAATTCTTGGTAAAAACATGAAGATTGTTTTCCCAGAAGGTAATGATGAGCGCGTCGTCCGTGCAGCTGCTCGTTTGAAATTTGAAGGACTCTTAGAACCGATTATCCTTGGACAGTCAGAAGAGGTACGCAACCTTTTGACAAAATTAGGTTTCGCTGATCAAGACTATACTATCATTAATCCAAATGAATATGCGGATTTTGACAAAATGAAAGAAGCTTTTGTTGAGGTCCGTAAAGGAAAAGCAACGCTTGAAGATGCAGATAAAATGCTTCGTGATGTTAATTACTTTGGTGTTATGTTGGTTAAAATGGGATTAGCAGATGGAATGGTATCAGGGGCTATTCATTCAACAGCTGACACTGTTCGTCCAGCTCTTCAAATCATCAAAACTAAACCAGGTATCTCAAGAACTTCAGGTGTCTTCTTGATGAACCGCGAAAATACGAGCGAGCGTTACGTGTTTGCTGATTGTGCTATCAATATTGACCCAACAGCACAAGAATTGGCAGAAATCGCTGTTAACACAGCTGAAACAGCTAAAATCTTTGATATTGATCCTAAAATTGCTATGTTAAGCTTCTCAACAAAAGGTTCTGGTAAAGCGCCTCAAGTTGATAAGGTAAGAGAAGCAACAGAAATTGCTACAGGGTTGAACCCTGATTTGGCACTTGATGGCGAGTTGCAATTTGATGCAGCCTTTGTTCCTGAAACAGCGGCTATCAAAGCACCAGATTCAGCGGTTGCTGGTCAAGCTAATACTTTCGTTTTCCCTGACTTGCAGTCTGGAAATATTGGTTACAAAATTGCACAACGTTTAGGAATGTTTGATGCTATTGGACCAATCTTACAAGGATTGAACAAACCTGTTAATGATTTATCTCGTGGCTCAAGCGCTGAAGATATTTACAAACTAGCCATTATTACAGCAGCACAAGCTATTGAAAGCCAAGGGTAA
- a CDS encoding NAD kinase — MTQMNYTGKVKRVAIIANGKYQSKRVASKLFSVFKDDPDFYLSKKNPDIVISIGGDGMLLSAFHMYEKELDKVRFVGIHTGHLGFYTDYRDFEVDKLIDNLRKDKGEQISYPILKVAITLDDGRVVKARALNEATVKRIEKTMVADVIINHVKFESFRGDGISVSTPTGSTAYNKSLGGAVLHPTIEALQLTEISSLNNRVFRTLGSSIIIPKKDKIELVPKRLGIYTISIDNKTYQLKNVTKVEYFIDDEKIHFVSSPSHTSFWERVKDAFIGEIDS, encoded by the coding sequence ATGACACAGATGAATTATACAGGTAAGGTAAAACGAGTTGCTATTATTGCAAATGGTAAGTACCAAAGTAAACGCGTCGCCTCCAAACTTTTCTCCGTATTTAAAGATGATCCTGATTTCTATCTTTCAAAGAAAAATCCGGATATTGTGATTTCTATTGGCGGAGATGGGATGCTCTTATCTGCCTTTCACATGTATGAAAAAGAATTAGATAAGGTACGTTTTGTAGGAATCCACACCGGTCATCTTGGCTTTTATACCGATTATAGGGATTTTGAAGTTGATAAATTAATTGATAATTTAAGAAAAGACAAGGGAGAACAAATCTCTTATCCGATTTTAAAAGTTGCTATTACTTTAGATGATGGTCGTGTGGTTAAAGCGCGTGCTTTGAATGAAGCGACGGTTAAGCGTATTGAAAAAACGATGGTAGCAGATGTTATTATTAACCATGTCAAATTTGAAAGCTTCCGAGGTGATGGGATTTCAGTATCGACCCCGACAGGGAGCACAGCCTACAATAAATCTTTAGGTGGTGCTGTCTTGCATCCGACGATTGAAGCGCTGCAATTGACGGAAATTTCCAGTCTTAATAACCGTGTCTTTAGAACCTTGGGCTCATCAATCATTATTCCCAAAAAAGATAAGATTGAGTTAGTGCCAAAACGATTAGGAATTTATACCATTTCCATTGATAATAAAACCTATCAGTTAAAAAATGTGACGAAGGTGGAGTATTTTATCGACGATGAGAAAATTCATTTTGTTTCCTCTCCGAGTCATACGAGCTTTTGGGAAAGGGTCAAGGATGCCTTTATTGGAGAGATTGACTCATGA